ATTTCCTATCTGCACACTTTGGGCATCACCGATATTTACTGTTCTCCTTATCTAAAGGCAAGGGAGGGCAGCCTTCACGGTTACGACATCGTTGATCACCATTCGTTGAATCCTGAAATCGGCACGGAACAGGAACTGGAAGAACTGACACGGGAGCTTTGTAACCATGGAATGGGAAGTATATTGGATTTAGTGCCAAACCATATGGGTATTGTAGGCAAGGAGAATGTGTGGTGGCTGGACGTGCTTGAAAACGGAATGAGTTCCTGGCACGCGGGTTATTTTGATATCGATTGGAATCCGGTAAAGGAAGAATTAAGGAATAAAATACTCCTTCCCGTTCTGGGAGACCAGTACGGCAATGTCCTGGACAATCAGGAACTGACCCTGACATTTGAAAACGGCGCTTTTTTTATACAGTACTATGAGCACAAATTCCCATTACAACCGCAAACATACTCGGATATTTTAAAGTACCGGCTGGAAACATTGGAAGAAAGTTTATCGAAGGAAAACCCCTATCTGACAGAACTTTTAAGCATCCTGACAGCCATTGACCACCTTCCCGCGTACACGGAAACGGAAGAAGAAAAAATCAGGGAACGATACCGTGAAAAAGAGGTGATAAAAAAAAGGCTCCAGAGCCTTTACAACGAGAGCCAGGAAATAAAACAGTTTGTCGATGCGAATGTGCTGTTGTTTAACGGACAAAAAGGGATAACAGAAAGTTTTGACCTCCTCGATAACCTGCTTGATAAACAGGTGTACCGGCTTTCTCACTGGCGCGTCGCTACCGAGGAGATTAATTACCGGCGGTTTTTTGATATAAGCGATCTTGCGGCAACGAGGGTGGAAGTGTTGGACGTCTTTGAAGAAACCCATGAACTCGTGTTTCGCCTTATCCGGGAGGGGAAAGTAACAGGCTTGCGGGTGGATCACCCTGATGGATTATACTGTCCATCCGAGTATTTTAGGGAATTACAGAAACATTGTTACCTGCGGACGCAACCCGGCGTGGCTAAGAGCCCTGATATTACCGATACATTCGACAGGGAACAATCGGAAAACCATCCGGCAGTCTTAAAAGGTCATGATGAAATACTTACCGAAAACACACAGTATAAACCATTTTATATCATCGGGGAGAAAATCCTTGCGAAATCAGAAAGAATACCTGATGACTGGCCAATTTTCGGCACGACAGGATACGACTTTCTTGCTACTGTTAACGGCATATTTGTTGAAACAAAGAATGCAAAAGAATTTGATAAAATATATTCCCGGTTTATTAAAGAAACGATAAACTTCCATGAGATTGTCTATGAAAAGAAGAAGCTCATTATGCGAGTGGCAATGTCAAGCGAAATTAACACACTGGGTCATTACCTGAATCGTATCTCGGAAAAAAACAGGCATACCAGAGATTTTACGCTCAATAGTCTGACGTATGCGATTATTGAGGTAATCGCATGTTTTCCTGTCTACAGAACGTATACTCATTCTCCGGATATAGACGAACGAGACAGGCGTTATGTGGAATATGCGGTTTCTAAGGCAAAGCGAAAAAATCCCGCGCTCAATGAGTCTATCTTCTTTTTTCTCAGAGACGTACTTTTAAATAATTGTCCGGAATATTTTGAAGGGGAAGAGAAAAGAGAGTGGCTTAATTTTACGATGAAATTTCAGCAAATTACCGGGCCAGTTATGGCAAAAGGGGTAGAGGACACGGTTTTTTACGTATATAACCGTCTCATATCATTGAATGAGGTTGGCGGAAGTCCCGAATGGTTTGGAACTCCAATCGAGGCCTTTCATGGACAAAATATGGAACGGGAGAAATCATGGCGGTATTCGTTGTTAACCACTTCTACTCATGATACCAAAAGAAGCGAAGATGTAAGGGCTCGAATCAATGTTCTTTCCGAAATACCGGCAAAATGGAAGGAATGCCTGATAAAGTGGAGCAGGAGCAACAAAAAATACAAACGCACCGTGGAGGACCAGGTCGTTCCTGACAAAAATGAAGAGTATTTATTTTATCAAACACTTGTTGGCTCCTGGCCTGTTGAACCTATGGACGATCCCGGATATGACGTTTTTAAAAGCAGAATCAAAGAATATATGTTAAAGGCAGTGCGGGAAGCAAAGGTAAATACGAGCTGGATAAACCCTCATGTGGCATATGAAGATGGGTTGCTGTGTTTTATTGACAATGTGCTGAATAATAAGCAAAACAATGTATTTTTAAGCAATTTTAAACTATTTCAAAACACTATTTCACACTATGGCATATATAACTCTCTTGCGCAAACGTTGTTGAAGATCACTTCTCCCGGAATTCCTGATTTTTATCAGGGAACTGAGATCTGGAACTATTGCCTGGTGGATCCTGATAATCGCACGCCTGTTGATTACGAGTTGCGAATTACAATGTTGGAGGAATTAAAGGAGCGGGAAGCAACGGTCGAAAGGAAAACGCTTGCCGGAAACGTAACGAAAAATAAAGAAGACGGCATGATAAAACTGTATGTGACCTATAAGGCGCTTGCGTTTAGAAAGGAGAACAGGGACCTGTTTGAGACAGGGAATTATGTTCCCCTTGAAGTCGCAGGGTCAAAATCGCATAATGTTTGCGCCTATGCGAGAAGCAGCAAAAACAAAACCGCGCTTGTTGTTGTTCCGCGGTTTATCACGCAAATTCTTTCCGATGCGGAGGTATTACCCTTCGGAAAACAGGTATGGGAGGATACCTTTCTTACGATCCCCTTTGAAAAGCGTGCTACTGAATACCGAAATATTTTTACCGGAGAAACAGCACGGGTAACAAACCATAATGGTGTAACCGGTATATTCCTTTCAGAAATTTTTACCGTCTTTCCGGTTGCATTGATGGAATGAGGAGGATACTAGGGCATTGCCTTTTGCCTCAGTGAAATTAACAAGCGTTGCCTCCATAGATACCTTCTTATTTGTTGGTTTCGTGTGACTGTCTGAACTGTTTTTTCCTGTTTATCGTTAATGAAATCAACTAGTGTGATCGCGATAAAAATAGTGCGCTTCCGCCTCTTGTTGACATCTTTTTATTGCTCCGTTTTTTTCAATACTTTTATCATACTCCTTACTCCTCTCTGAGTCGCCCATAAGAGTAACATTTTTTCGTATGCAGCGAAACGTTTCAATGGTATCTTAAGACTGTAAGACGTTCTCTGCTGTCACAAATCACTTGGATATCGTAATGGTGGAAACTGGCGCTTTGTTACGTGGGTGACAGTTACTTGGATGAGTTGTTGAATAGAGATAGAATACTGTAGTAAATCAATAATCCTGAGAGAGCGCCGTTCGTTTTGCGGTTGTTATTTGAAAGAATTTTTTATTGAATGACTGCGCGCAAAAAGTTATCGTGTTATCGGTAAAGAAGTTATCCGGGCAGTAGGAATTATCGCCCTTGTTTATGGAGGCATGCATTGACATGTTACAATGCTTTTATTGCGGGCAGCCGTATCATCTTGACGAACAAAAAAAGAAAAATGATTTACGATGTTTCGGCTGTGGTATGGAATTGACGCCTTTAACTGTTGATGAGAGTATTATAAGAGAGAAAAAAGGATTTCCTGTCGTCCTGGGTTTTTTTACAATCACAACCATTGTAGGAGCTCTGGGCGGAGTTATGCTGATAAATGGCTGGAATTTCTGGGTTACGTTTTTTTTCCTGGGAGGCATTATCTATTTTGTAGGGAAAATTTTTATGAGCAAATATTATGTTTATGAAAAAGAAGATAGCCTTTCAAACCGATTGGCACAAGATAATAGCGATAAAAAAAATATGCCAAAATTTGATCGGTTTGTTATAGATGCAATTCATGAATTACCTGAAAATCTGAAAAAACGCTTATTGAACGTTGCAGTTGTTGTTGAAGACAGGCCAAGCAGTTTTCTGTTAGAGAAATTGAAGTTACTGCCAAACAGGACCTTATTGGGAGTATTTCAAGGCATACCTTTAAATAAAAAAAGCGTATGGCATTCTGGCTCTATGCCGGAAAGGATTACCCTGTTTCAAAAAAATATTGAAACCTTATGTCACTCGGAAGATGAAATTAAAGACAGGATTGGAAAGGTAATTCGTCACGAGGTGGCGCACTTCGTGGGTTTTACAGAAGACCAGGTGAGAGAAATGGGTTACTAAAAATTGGCAATGTAAGGAACAGCGCTCGTTTTTTATTTCTGTTTTGCTCTTGCAAATACTGTGGCACATACGTTGTTGTAATTTTTATGGAGACTTTTTCATGGCAGACAAGCACTCGTTTGACATTGTTTGTAAGGTTGAAATGCATGAAGTAAAAAATGCCGTTGATCAGGCAAAAAAACAGCTTGCAGTAAGGTACGATTTTAAAGGGAGCAAGTCATCTATTACGCTCAATAATGACAACTCGGTAACGCTGCTTGCGGATGATGAATATAAGTTGTCAAGTTTGACAGAGATTTTAAAAGAGAAACTTGCCAAGAGGGAGATACCTTTGAAGGCCCTGGATTTTGGTAAAGCGGAAAACGCATTAGGAGGCGCCGTAAGGCAGGTTATTACTTTTCAAACAGGCATTCCTATGGAAAAGGCAAAGGAGCTTGTTAAATTTATCAAGGGTTTAAAGCAAAAGGCGCAGGCACAGATACAGGAGGACAAGGTTCGGGTTTCCGCTCAAAAAATAGATGTGCTCCAGGACACTATAAAAGCAATTAAAGATAAGCAGTATGATTTTGCCATGCAGTTTATCAACTATAAGTGAATTGTTTATCGCGCTATATTTGCCAATAATTCCTTGGACGCATGAAATACATCGTTGACGCTGATATTTTTCATGCAAATCATCGAGTCGCAATTTCCCCGATAGCATGGGCCGCAATTTACTCCCGCCATCAACTTTTTACCACGACCATACAGATCGATTTCCTGGTGGCACGTTGAGCCAAAAAAGGTCACTACCAGCTTTTTCAACGCGATTGCCAGGTGTAATCCAAGGGTGTCACCCGTGACAATTAAATGACACTGATTTATTATTCCCATAAACTCCTTCAGGGTATGACCGCATCCGCTGTTTATTACCTCGAATTCCGTCTTGGAGACGATTTCTTTATTTCTTTCGATTTCCTCGGGGCCACCCAGAAGTATTATCCGGGCTTCCAGCTCATCCGACAGACGGTCGGCAAGTTCAGCAAATCCGTCTATTTCCCATCTCTTTGTGGCAAACCTTTTGCCCGCGCCGGTATTTAAACCGATAATTATTTTTCCATTATCAATTCCCCATTGTTTCATCAACTGAGAACCATAGGAGACATATTTATCAGGAAGATGAATGGTATACTCTCCGTATTTTTCCGTGAGCCCGATAGCGTCGAAGATGAGTTGTTGATAGGTTTTCTCGTTTTTCCGGAATTTAAGATCGTCAGAAATCCCCAGTCGAAACAGATGCTCTGCCTCTTTGTTCAATGGATAGAGAAGTCCCTTTTCAGAGAGAGCAAAGCCAAGTTTCTCGTCCGCCTTTACTATGGAAGCGAGGCTTGAAGCGACGGTATCCTTGTCCAGGCATACGAGCAAATCAAATTTTTCGACCTGAAGACGCAGTGCGTTTTCGTAATTTGCGGTTATCAATCGGTCAATGTAGGGGTTCTCCTCAAGAACAGGCAAAGAGGACTCATCTGTTATCCAGGTAATAGAAGAATGTGGATATTTTTTCTTCAAGACCGGCAGGATTGGCGTTGTTCTCAGCACATCGCCTATAGCGGCCAGCTTGATGATTAATATTCGCATTCCCATCGACTGGTATTTGGGGCATGTTTTCTCAACACTGCAATCGAGTTTAAATTGACAGGGTTTTTCTGAGGTAAAAAAGCGGCAGTCAAAATCCTTTATCATGTGCGCCTATTCCTTACGTGTTAGCATGGTTTATTAATTGGGTTTTCTAAGTCGGCGAAGTTATCGCCAGTAGAAAGAGTTCTGCCCGCCCCTGAAATTCCCAGGCGCTTATATGAAAACAGAAACTATTATACGATAATTATGTTGTCTATGAGTCGTGTTTTGCCAATTTTGACTGCGAGCGCTACAACACTGCCTCGATATACTTCTTGTGTTTCTTCAAGGGTGTCAGGATTCACTATAGAAATATAATCAAGTGTGGCAGTTTTAAACGCGCGAATAATTTTTTCCATTTCTTGTGTTATTTCCATAGCCGTGGCAATACCGGCATTTACCAGAGACTGTGCCTTCGTCAGTGCCTGATATAAGCAAAGGGCTTCTCTTTTTTCAGCGTTGTTGAGATAGACATTCCTGGAGCTCAGAGCCAGTCCGTCTGCATTTCTCATGGTAGGCAGTACCTTTATCTCCACGTCAAGGTTAAAGTCCGCAACCATTCTTTTTACAATGACCGTTTGCTGGAAATCTTTTTGACCGAAATAGGCTCTGTCAGGGTTTACGATAAGGAACAGCTTCAATACAACGACTGCAACAGCTCCAAAATGTCCCGGTCGAAATTTACCACACAACTTTTTTTCAAGATGATGAAAGGTGATACCTGTTGAAAACTCAGGCGGGTACATTTCCGATGCTGTTGGATTGAATATCAAATCGACTCCCATGGAGGAAAGGACTTCGCAATCTTTATCAAAAGATCTTGGGTACCGATTAAAATCTTCATCCTTGCCGAATTGTAACGGGTTTACGAAGATGCTTACCACAACTTCGTCGTTTTCTCTTTGAGCTTGCTTTACCAGACTCAGGTGTCCTTCATGCAAAGCTCCCATTGTAGGGATCAGACCTGTTGAAAGTCCTTTCCTTTTTGAGTCATGGAGCATTTTCCTGGCGTCATCTATGGATCTCATTATCTTGAGCACGATTACGGTTTCTCCAATATTTCTCCCGGTTCCCGGCTGGCTCAACGAATTCATTCAGCTTGGTGAAAGCTTTATACGGCCTCTTGCTGATCGAAAACCGGTTAAAAATGTGCTTTCGTTAAGGATTAAGACGTATAAACAAGACTTCTTTTGAAGTGAATTGAGGGGGTATATTTTATTCGTGATAGATAGCACGACCTCTTTCATGTATGAATACGGAAACACTGCCTGACACTGATCTGTTAAAATTATGAACAAGAACTGATCGTAAGATTGTAAAACAGCAGGCGTTCATGATTTCATGGAAATACTTCCCCTGATTCCTTCTCCGGCCATTCAACGGTGGCTTCTCTGTTAAAATTTTACCTTTGGCGCTTCTTTTTCCACCGCGGCTACTTCAAAATAATTTGCTTCTGTTGTGCCCGTGCGTGCAGCAAAAAAACGACCGTAAAAACTCTTGATATAGGTATTGAGTGTCTTCACTGAATCATTATATCGTTTTCGTTCAACAGCAATACGATTTTCAGAACCTTCCAAGGTGTCCTGCAATTTAAGAAAAGATTCATTTGCTTTTAAATCAGGATAGGTCTCACGAAACATCAGCAAACGGGACAAAAACCCCTCAATTTGTGTTGCCGACTTGGCTTTACCCGCAATTGTTCCTGCCTGGAAATAGCCTTTACGGGCATTTGCAAGGTTTTCAAAGAGTTCTTTTTCGTGTGTGGCATAGCCTTTTACCGTTTCGACAAGGTTGGGAATGAGGTCATATCGCCGTTTCAGCTGAGTATCCACCTGAGCCCATGAATTTTTTACATCTTCATTTAAACGAATTACCTTGTTATATCCTCTAATATACCAGGTAACGAACATGATACCGATAAATACGACAATAGCAATAACAGGTAATAGTCTTTTCATTGTTCCCTTCCTAATCTAAAATTATCACTCGGTACACGGAATTATCTGTTGTTTTTTTTCATGTAACGTTTAGGAATTTCAAAGTCATGTTTTTCTCTGCGCAAGCACATATCCAAACCTGTGCCGAACTTGATTCAGTAATGGCGTGAAACAATGACATGGATGTTGTTGTATCCTTTTGCAAGAGTTACGCAGGTGCACTAAACCGCTTGATTATTACCAACTCCCGGAAGCGCCTCCACCTCCAAAAGAACCACCCATTCCGCCTCCAAAGCTTCCAAAGCCACCAAATCCGGAGGACCCTCTTGAACTATGACCCCTCGATCCGCCAAAACCACCCCAAAAATAAAACGGAAGCAGGCTTCTTCGCCGGTACATACCTCCGCCAAACAGCATTGGAAGGATAAAGAACAGGAAAAGCAAAGAAGAAAAAGGACTTTTTCTCGATTGTTTTTTTATTTTGGCGAGACTAGGCATTCCTGTAATCTTTACACCACTTTCCTCTGCTACCCTATGGGTCATGATAACTACGGCCTGGAAAATGCCTTCTCCGAATTGGCCCTTTCTGAAATACGGCACAAAATATTGCCTTCCAACGGTTCCGCAAAAACTGTCGGGCAGGATTCCTTCCAGCCCATATCCAACCTCTATCCTGTATGCACGATCATCTTTTGCAACTACAATGAGAGCTCCATTATCTTTGCCTTCCTGCCCTAATTTCCATTTTGTGGCAAGCTCTATTGCATACATCTCTATAGGAACAGCGCCCGTTGAGTTGATAGTGAGGACAACCATCTGGGCGCCGGTTTTTTGTTCCAGTTCCTGAAGATAGCCATTCAGGGGTTGTTCAATGGAGTCATTGATAATGCTAGCCTGATCCACCACATATCTTTCTGGCACGGGCAAGTCTTGCGCTGAAGTCAGAGCGCACAGACACAAGAAAAATATCAACGCGGCAAAGAGGAGGTATCGTCTATCCATGTTTGATTTCAAATTGGTCGAACATCTGAGCCAATGAATCGAGTTCGCGGTACAGTCCCTCAAAAATATGCCTTAATTCATCGACAGTCGGCCGGAGGTTGTTTGTCCTGATATGCAGCGCTTTCGTAAACACCGCAAGGTCTGCATTGCAATCTTTCTGGATGGCGGAAACAACAGCGTTTTTTTCTCCAGGTATATTTTGATCGTGCAAAAACAATATTCCACGAAAAATCGGAAAGTAGCCGGAAAGTAAACCCCGAAGTAAATCAGTCAGGAGCGTCTTGTCCCCCATTGCCCTGATATACCCCTGGCAAAGTTGTTGAAGTTTTCCTTTCAGTTCACGTTCGCATTGGAGACGAACATCTTCCTTTTTTATATCGATATCTTTTAAAACATCAATGCCGTATACCAGTTGATGTATGAGTTTCATTTCAAGGAATTCCAGTGGAAATACATCGAGTGATCGGTTAACGTAGTGTTGGGTTATGATAAGGGGCGCATGGACCTTTTTCTTTCCGTATCGCTTTCCTAACGTTGCAATAAAATCAAAAAAGGTTATTGTTACCTCTTTAACAACAACAGTCGAATTGATATCTGAATATTTCTTATCAAAGTCTTTTGTCACTGCGCTACCGGTGAGGTAGAGAGAAATAATATTTTCTTTATCTTTGGAAAGAATATCCTGAAAAAAGGGTTCCACAACCTTTTGTGTTTCAATGGGTATATCAGGGAAGTAAAGATTATCCATTGTTTGTTCCTCTGTTTGCCTTCGCGATTGAAGGGTGAAATTCTCCTATAATCCGTGTTCTTCCAACCTCTTTTTTAATGCCATATTTTCCTTCCTGGTTATTTCTAAATCAAAAAGGAGATACTTAACATTTAATCGTAAGGAACTCAATGTGTCTTGCAGGAATGTAACACTTTTCTGAAGTTCTTCATGTTTTTTCAAGATATCACTGGTGAGCACTGTTTCCAGATCTTTCCGGGTAGCCTCTGGCAATTGTTTGATTTCTTCAATTAGCTTTAATAGTTGTTCTCGAATAGTCTGTTCATCCATGGGGTAAAAAAACTCCTTGTACTGCACTCTTTTTCTTCCCGGAGACACAGATTTGGATAATAAGCGACACTACATTAAATGTCAAGTTATAAAACTCTGGAGAGAGAATCGCAAAATTACAAAAAATTTAAATTTGACAATACTGTATTTTGCAAATATAATCCGTAAAAGTTACCGGTTTGTAGTATTCTGGAAGAATATTTGCCGCAATTTTTTATTGTGGCAATTTTATTTTTGGGGAGTTGGTATTGGAGTGGGATAAGTCTGCGTCTGCGCTGTTGAAAAAGGTGCCTCCGTTTATACAAAAGACGGTAAGGGAAAAGGTCGAGATGATTGCCCTGGAGCGTGGAAGAACGCTGGTTACGGAGGCTGAGGTTATAGCTGCTCGTGAAGGGTTCATGGGTAAATCCAGGATTGATCCCTCTCAGACAAAGAGCCCTGTCACTAATGAAAAGCTCTCGATTCTCAGGAAATATGACAAGTATTTTGATGCAGATGGAAATCCTGTGCTTTACCAGGTAAAAACCTGCAGGGGCGCTGAAGCGAATTGTCCCTTCCTCATTGAAGACCCGGGTTTGCTAGCAAAAAAAATGCGAAACCGGTTCGAAGAACTCCATTTTACCCGGAAGTTAATGGATAAAATTGAAGGACAGATTCTTCCCCACCATACAATGAAATTGGCAGTAGCCGGATGTCCGAATAGTTGTTCTATGCCGCAAATTAAGGACTTTGGGGTTCACGCAATAGAACCTGTTGATGTTGATTCTGAGGTGACGTGTATTGAATGCATGAAATGTGTGGAAGCGTGCAGAGAGGATGCCATCACGGTAAAGGATGCCCGGGTGACCATTGACAAGGAAAAGTGCGTGGATTGTGGAATGTGCGCCAGGGTATGTCCTACCGGCACGATAAAACCGGAAGAAGTAAGATACCGCGTAATGGTAGGTGGCAGAGTAGGGCGCCATCCAAAATTTGCTATGGATTTATTGCCGCAGGCAGATGAATCCTCTACTTTGAAGGCGTTGGAAGCCTGTATTGAAATGATGCTTTCAAGTAAAACGGAACACCGTTTTAGAAATATTATAGAAAAAGCAGGAATAGAGGGAATAAAAGAAAAAATATGATACTCTGTGAAACGGATAGAAAGATACTTCACCGGTTACAATCCAATCTCCCGCTCGAATCGAGGCCTTTTCTCGCTTTGAGCAGGGAACTTGGTATTGAGGAAGATATTATCATTGAACGCATCAAGTATATGATTGAGAAAAAATATGTACGCCGGCTTGCGCCAATTATTAACACTCAGGCCATGGGCAGGGAAGCGACGCTTGCAGCGGTAAAGGTACCAGAAGACCGCATCGAGGAAGTAAGCGAAATCATTAACGGGTACAGCGGTGTATCTCACAATTATCTGAGAAAAGGGAGAAACAAGAATATCCCGTACAATATGTGGTTTACCATGTCCGCTAAAGATGAAGAGGAACTTCAAAGCAGGTTAGAGGAAATTGAAAACAGAACGGGTTTAACAGTACGAAGTCTACCTACAACAAAGAAATTTAAGATAGGCGTTAAATTTAAAATTTATTAATTCAAATTTACTCTGTATCTCTATAATGACAAACAAACAGGACGAAAAAGATATACGACTTATTAAATATACCCAAGAAGGGTTGCCGGTTACGAAAACTCCTTATAAAGATATCGGCCAGGCATTGGGTATGTCTGAGGACGAAGTAATCAAAAGGCTCAGGACCCTCCTGGAGACGGGAAAGGTTAGAAGGCTGGCGGCATCTATCGCCCATAGAAAGATCGGAATCGATGCCAACGCCATGTGTGTATGGAAGGTGCCGGGTGAGAGAGTAGACGAGGTTGGCAAGATCATGGCAGGATTTGAAGAGGTAACACACTGTTACGAACGACCTACCTATCCTGATTGGGAGCATAATGTATTCACCATGATCCATGGCTATACGGATGAGGAATGCGAAGCCGTGATTGAGGCCATTAAGAAAAAAACGGGATTGAATGACTACGTCATCCTGTACAGTGAGAAGGAATTCAAGAAGGTTGGGGTCAGAATATGATACGTCTTGAAAGACGAGCGAGCAGCTTTTTTTTATGAGCGATAGTGCCGGTTTAGTTCGGACACATAGCGCTTCCCCACGCTGCTGACATTTTCATCCAGCCACCTACTCAAAGCGGTTTCTCCCGTTGGCGAGGCCTTGGACACAAGGAGGCCCTCCATCAATCCATCTACTTCATCTCGAGTCAATACCACATCGTTCACCGCGTAACCGAGCAGGAGGGAAAAAAAATATGCCAATCTTGGTCTGAGATGAATGATCCTTGCTTTACTCCGTATTTTCCCGGCAATGAACCTAATCAACTCATCAAATGTGTAAGTTTCCGGACCAACAGCGTCCAGAATCACACTTTCTTTCTGCTGCGCCGCATGTACCGCTATAGCGGCCACATCTTCAACAAAAACAGGTTGTAATTCATAATCGCCCGTTCCCATGACGGCAAATACGGGAAAATATCGTAGGAACCAGGTAATAT
The sequence above is drawn from the Candidatus Brocadiaceae bacterium genome and encodes:
- a CDS encoding AsnC family transcriptional regulator is translated as MTNKQDEKDIRLIKYTQEGLPVTKTPYKDIGQALGMSEDEVIKRLRTLLETGKVRRLAASIAHRKIGIDANAMCVWKVPGERVDEVGKIMAGFEEVTHCYERPTYPDWEHNVFTMIHGYTDEECEAVIEAIKKKTGLNDYVILYSEKEFKKVGVRI